A genomic stretch from Candidatus Palauibacter scopulicola includes:
- a CDS encoding carboxypeptidase regulatory-like domain-containing protein, translating to MSLLNHGIQSLTGMILVVLAFAGSAAGLAGQGPDCGERAVMTVVVVDESGAVPVPGATLVLRWTDTDRGRRPVREEAGLDGSLSLCAPPDARQATVWAELGDVSSEEAVVAIVAGTLHEVELRLRSGPVSTGRLIGQVRDARTNRPVNTATVSLVDRTEMGVTNRQGGFVLSGVPVGVYELSVRHLGYAPLIHPVWVSRGVTTEIEVGLVPDPVEMEPLVATTTRSRRLEVKGFYERKYWGELVGTGLFYTADDIDRRRPALISHMIADGPGIRLECGLRARSCDIVNTRLSAGFTSGACPMSVYVDGMGVGSNVDEIVGPADIAGVEIYRGAASVPGEFAGSDSRCGVVVVWTK from the coding sequence ATGAGCTTGCTGAACCATGGAATCCAGAGTTTGACCGGGATGATTCTGGTCGTCCTTGCGTTTGCGGGGAGTGCTGCGGGACTGGCCGGTCAGGGACCGGATTGCGGCGAACGGGCTGTGATGACGGTCGTGGTCGTTGACGAGTCCGGGGCAGTTCCGGTTCCCGGCGCGACGCTGGTGCTTCGCTGGACCGACACGGACCGCGGGCGGAGGCCGGTACGCGAAGAAGCCGGGCTCGATGGGAGCCTATCCCTGTGTGCTCCGCCGGACGCGCGGCAGGCGACGGTCTGGGCTGAACTCGGAGACGTGTCGAGCGAAGAAGCGGTCGTCGCCATCGTGGCCGGTACACTCCACGAGGTCGAACTCAGACTCCGTTCGGGGCCGGTGAGCACGGGCCGGCTGATCGGGCAGGTACGTGACGCCCGGACGAACAGGCCCGTGAATACGGCAACGGTGTCGCTCGTGGATCGCACCGAGATGGGAGTGACCAACCGGCAGGGCGGCTTTGTCCTGAGCGGCGTTCCAGTTGGAGTATACGAGCTTTCGGTGCGGCACTTGGGATATGCCCCCCTTATTCACCCGGTCTGGGTGTCACGCGGCGTCACGACGGAAATCGAGGTTGGCCTGGTGCCGGATCCCGTGGAGATGGAGCCGCTCGTGGCGACGACGACTCGGTCCCGCCGGCTGGAGGTTAAGGGCTTCTACGAACGGAAGTACTGGGGTGAACTCGTCGGAACGGGGCTCTTCTACACCGCTGACGACATCGACCGTCGCCGCCCGGCGCTAATCTCGCACATGATCGCGGACGGGCCGGGCATTCGACTCGAATGTGGTCTTCGTGCTCGCAGTTGCGACATCGTGAATACGCGGCTGTCGGCGGGGTTTACTTCCGGTGCCTGCCCAATGAGCGTATACGTGGACGGCATGGGAGTTGGCAGTAACGTCGATGAGATCGTGGGTCCAGCCGACATCGCAGGCGTCGAGATATACCGGGGAGCGGCGTCGGTCCCAGGGGAGTTCGCGGGTTCGGATTCCCGGTGTGGAGTGGTGGTCGTCTGGACAAAATAA
- a CDS encoding GNAT family protein codes for MIELQPVTLEGYGVRLEPMGLEHADALAEAAADGELWNLFFTFVPAPDEVTDYIETALEGQTAGHMLPWVVRLADTGAVIGSTRYHDILPHVDRVEIGYTWYGASHQRTHVNTACKLLLMTHAFETVGCGVVGLRTDGLNLRSQRAIEALGAKKDGVIRNHSLRRDGSVRDDAMYSVLLHEWPGIKRHLETRLWRHR; via the coding sequence GTGATCGAACTCCAGCCCGTGACCCTCGAGGGGTACGGCGTCCGGCTCGAACCCATGGGGCTCGAGCACGCGGACGCGCTCGCCGAGGCCGCGGCGGACGGGGAGTTGTGGAACCTCTTCTTCACCTTCGTCCCGGCTCCGGACGAAGTGACCGACTACATCGAGACCGCGCTCGAGGGCCAGACCGCCGGCCACATGCTGCCGTGGGTCGTCCGGCTCGCCGACACCGGTGCCGTGATCGGCTCCACCCGCTACCACGACATCCTGCCGCACGTCGACCGGGTCGAGATCGGCTACACCTGGTACGGCGCGAGCCACCAGCGCACGCACGTGAACACGGCGTGCAAGCTCCTCCTCATGACGCACGCCTTCGAGACGGTGGGTTGCGGCGTCGTCGGACTCCGCACGGACGGCCTGAACCTGCGCTCCCAGCGGGCCATCGAGGCGCTCGGCGCGAAGAAGGACGGCGTCATCCGCAACCACTCGCTGCGCCGCGACGGAAGCGTGCGCGACGACGCGATGTACTCCGTCCTCCTCCACGAATGGCCCGGAATCAAGCGCCACCTCGAAACCCGCCTCTGGCGCCACCGCTGA
- a CDS encoding DUF2911 domain-containing protein: MKRSSAWYLAVLLVVGCGGGSEAGEAEMAETEMAETAAAMDEMEMADAGLACVVMGDAEGRASPLQELSFSFDGGEGLLCYGAPSARERVVMGELVPWGAVWRLGANEATALHLSAAATVGGVALEAGSYSLYATPGETEWEFHVNSEYNRWGIPIDEGVRSTEVGSFMATPSATAGMVEMMTFEQVDGALRFSWENTQVDIPLGM, encoded by the coding sequence ATGAAGCGGAGCAGCGCGTGGTACCTCGCCGTTCTTCTGGTCGTGGGGTGTGGCGGAGGATCCGAGGCGGGCGAGGCGGAGATGGCGGAGACGGAGATGGCGGAGACGGCCGCAGCCATGGACGAAATGGAAATGGCGGACGCGGGACTGGCCTGCGTCGTCATGGGCGATGCAGAGGGCCGGGCGAGCCCGCTCCAGGAACTGAGCTTCTCGTTCGACGGGGGTGAGGGCCTCCTCTGCTACGGCGCGCCGTCGGCTCGCGAGCGCGTGGTCATGGGCGAGCTGGTCCCCTGGGGAGCGGTCTGGCGCCTCGGGGCGAACGAAGCGACCGCGCTCCACCTCTCGGCCGCCGCCACGGTGGGCGGCGTGGCGCTCGAGGCCGGGAGCTACTCGCTCTACGCCACGCCCGGCGAGACGGAGTGGGAGTTCCACGTGAACTCCGAGTACAACCGCTGGGGCATCCCGATCGACGAAGGGGTCCGGAGCACCGAGGTCGGCAGCTTCATGGCCACCCCCTCGGCGACCGCCGGCATGGTGGAGATGATGACCTTCGAGCAGGTGGACGGCGCCCTCCGCTTCTCATGGGAGAACACCCAAGTCGACATCCCCCTCGGCATGTAA
- a CDS encoding carboxypeptidase regulatory-like domain-containing protein, which translates to MVAIVAGTSHNVELRLRSGRMSTGRLIGRVRDAATQRPVTAAAISLAGRAEASETNRQGQFVLSGVPVGAYELSVRSLGYAPLVHPVVVSRGTTTEIEIGLVPDPVEMEPIVATATRSRRLEVKGFYERKYWGELVSGGTFFTVADIERRNPVLISHMIADLSGIRLDCGMRRDSCRIMNMRGSSGFAPGGCRMRIHLDGVPLGGGGRGNTLDDFVRPVEVAGIEVYKGPASLPAEFSGSDSGCGVVAIWTK; encoded by the coding sequence GTGGTCGCCATCGTCGCCGGCACGTCACATAACGTAGAACTTCGGCTCCGTTCGGGTCGGATGAGCACCGGGCGGCTAATCGGCCGGGTGCGAGATGCCGCGACCCAGAGGCCCGTGACTGCGGCGGCGATCTCCCTCGCGGGCCGCGCGGAGGCGAGTGAGACCAACCGGCAAGGGCAGTTCGTACTGAGCGGGGTTCCGGTCGGCGCGTATGAGCTTTCTGTAAGGAGCCTTGGTTACGCGCCGCTCGTCCACCCGGTCGTGGTGTCGCGCGGCACCACCACGGAGATCGAGATCGGGCTGGTTCCCGACCCCGTGGAGATGGAGCCGATCGTGGCGACGGCGACGAGGTCCCGCCGGCTGGAGGTCAAAGGCTTCTACGAGCGGAAATACTGGGGCGAACTCGTCAGCGGAGGAACCTTCTTCACGGTCGCCGACATCGAACGTCGCAACCCGGTGCTCATTTCGCATATGATTGCAGACCTGTCGGGAATCCGACTCGACTGCGGCATGCGGCGCGACAGTTGTCGAATCATGAACATGCGGGGCTCGTCCGGATTCGCGCCCGGTGGCTGCCGGATGAGGATTCACCTCGACGGCGTTCCCCTGGGAGGAGGCGGGCGAGGGAACACCCTTGACGATTTTGTACGACCGGTCGAGGTAGCGGGGATCGAGGTATACAAAGGACCGGCGTCTCTTCCCGCCGAATTCTCAGGATCCGATTCCGGATGCGGGGTCGTCGCGATCTGGACGAAGTAG
- a CDS encoding carboxypeptidase-like regulatory domain-containing protein, with translation MTRWAARQFGWGLVAASGLAAGAGALSAQESGCGDRASLRVRVVDDDGSTSVPNAVVVVRWTEAERARRPVREAVGGDGRLILCAPRDATRATVWSEYANFSSEETVVAIVAGMSHDITLMQRSGPVRTGRLIGQVHDAITDDPVVAATVSVPDRLRVAETDRRGRFVLSGVPVGPQELNVRHIGYAPLSYEIEVSPGLTTEVEIGMVPDPVEMEPIVATATRSRRLEVKGFYERKLWSELVGTGTFYTADDIDRRRPVEISHMIADESGIRLQCNARRTDCRLVNTRLSSGITGACSLTFYVDGLPTRGIPLDDVVRPSEIAGIEIYKGLASGPAEFPPSRCGLIAVWTK, from the coding sequence GTGACACGGTGGGCGGCGCGCCAGTTCGGCTGGGGCCTCGTTGCGGCGTCGGGGCTTGCCGCGGGCGCCGGGGCTCTCTCGGCCCAGGAGTCGGGTTGCGGGGATCGCGCGAGCTTGCGGGTCCGTGTCGTGGACGACGACGGCTCCACCTCGGTTCCCAACGCGGTGGTGGTCGTGCGGTGGACCGAGGCGGAGCGCGCGCGAAGGCCGGTGCGCGAGGCGGTCGGCGGCGACGGACGCCTCATCCTCTGCGCGCCGCGGGATGCGACGCGGGCCACGGTCTGGTCGGAGTACGCGAACTTCTCCAGCGAAGAGACGGTCGTCGCCATCGTCGCCGGCATGTCCCACGACATCACGCTCATGCAGCGCTCGGGGCCGGTCAGAACCGGCCGGCTGATCGGCCAGGTGCACGACGCCATCACGGACGATCCGGTGGTGGCCGCCACGGTGTCCGTCCCCGACCGTCTGCGGGTGGCCGAGACCGATCGCCGGGGGCGGTTCGTCCTCAGCGGCGTGCCGGTCGGCCCGCAGGAACTCAACGTCCGCCACATCGGGTACGCGCCGCTGTCCTATGAGATCGAAGTCTCCCCCGGTCTCACCACGGAGGTGGAGATCGGCATGGTCCCCGACCCGGTCGAGATGGAGCCGATCGTGGCGACGGCGACGAGGTCCCGCCGGCTGGAGGTCAAGGGCTTCTACGAGCGCAAGCTCTGGAGCGAACTCGTCGGAACCGGCACCTTCTACACGGCGGACGACATCGATCGCCGCCGGCCGGTGGAGATCTCGCACATGATCGCGGACGAGTCGGGCATCCGGCTGCAGTGCAACGCCCGGCGCACCGACTGCAGGCTGGTGAACACGAGGCTGTCGTCGGGGATCACGGGCGCCTGTTCGCTGACCTTCTACGTCGACGGTCTGCCGACGCGGGGGATCCCGCTGGACGACGTGGTGAGACCGAGCGAGATCGCCGGCATCGAGATATACAAGGGGCTGGCGTCCGGTCCGGCGGAGTTCCCGCCTTCCCGGTGCGGCCTCATCGCGGTCTGGACGAAATAG